The Raphanus sativus cultivar WK10039 chromosome 6, ASM80110v3, whole genome shotgun sequence sequence CCCTTCTTCATCGTATTCTCTTTTTCCTCCATTGACGATTTTTGAAGCTCCAAAACAGATAATTCAGGTTCGTTttccatgatttttttttgtgaaatttacatttaaataacgTGTATATGATGGGTAACATTAACACTGTAAGATTTGATGAAAAATTGAGAGTtttaaaacgatttttaaaactatttttatggaTTTCAGGTATATTTTATATCcgtttttgatgaaatttttgaaatatcaaCTGTATATCTTGTCTAGTGTAAAAACAAGAAGATCCGATGAAAATTTGTGAGTTTAAAAACGATTTTGAAAACTAGGTCTATAGATTTTGGGTATATTTTATGTCCGTTTTGATGTTTTTTGTGTGTAATTTCATTAGGATGAATTACACATTATGGGTAATGTAACATCCTAACCATTTCGTCTTTAAAAGATGATTAGTTAGTTGAAGAATAGATTCTGGGTACTACTAAGATAACTAAGTTTACTAAGACAAAATAGTTTTACTGGTATTACTGGGATTACTATGTTGACAAGTTCGACTAGTATTACTCGTATTACCAAGTATAGTACTGAAATGAATTAGTATTAGTAAAATAAGATAATACGGTGTCAGAATCAATTTTAAGCTTCTTAATAATTATACTTCTATTTTATTTCAGGAAAAATGCAGAATCCGCATTGCAcaattatatgttttgattatggAGGATATTATATGAAGGATGGGGCTGAAATAAAATGGGTCTCGGGAGATGGTGACGGAGAAGATGAAATTCACACGATTGTGTTGAAGAAATCAGTGGAGGAGGTCACTTACTCTGGTTTGGTTGGTGGTATTTGCAGAAAGATAAAGGTAGATGAATCTAAGATGGAAGTGAAGATTATTTACTTCCCGATGCTATTGTATTCGTACAAGCCATCATATATCCGGAATGATGAAGACGTTTTTGGTTATCTACTGCAAGTAAATCACGAGATGTGTAGAAATGTTCTACATGTGGAGTTCAGCAATAAAGAAGTGCAACTTTCAGAAGAGGATGATGAAACAGATGATGTCTATGTTGGTCTATCTGATAGAGAGGCTACTGATAGAGAGATTACTAATTTTGAGGCTGGTGATGAAGATGGTACTGAGAATGATGGAACTGGTAATGAAGGTGTTGGTGGTGTGCTCACTTTTGACGAAGACATTGAGATGCATGATGGTGTGTATCAGCCACGGGATGATGGTATGGATTTGGTTTTAGGtcaaaaatttataaccaaGGATGCAGCAAAAGTTCTTATTCAGACTGCTTCATATCAGAAATGTTTTGAGTTTGATATAATTAAGTCAGATACAAAAAGATATGTGGTTAAATGCCGAGGagccaaagaagaagactgCAAGTGGTTTGTGCGAATTGCAAAGTTAAAGAATTCAGATCTTTGGACAGTtagaagcttcatcaaccagcaTACATGTTCTGTTGTTACTACTAGAACACTGCCTGATAGAGAAGCCACTGATAGAGAGACTACTGATAGAGAGGCAACTGATATCGAGGCTGGTGATAAAGATCATATTGAGAATGATGCAACTGATAATGAAGGTACTGGTGGTGTGCTAACTCTTCAAGAAGGAATTGAGGTGCATGCTGCTGTGTGTGAGCCACGGGATGATGGTATTGATTTGGAATTAGGTCAAGAATTTAGAACCAAGGAGGAAGCAAAAGTTCATATTCAGACGGCCGCACATCAGAATTGTTTTGAGTTTGATATCATTAAGTCGGATGCTAAGAGATTTGTGATTAAATGCCGAGGAGCCAAAGAAGGATGTAAGTGGTTTGTACGAGTTGCAAATTTGCATAATTCAGATCTTTGGACGGTTAGAAGTTACATCAAGCAGCATACATGTTCTGTTGTTACTACAAGAACACTGCGTAATAGAAGGAAAGGCACAGCACATATCTGTGCATATCTTTTGGCTAAAGATTATCCTGGTACATTTGACACACCAGTTCCCAAAGTTCTGATTGATTTGGTTCATCGCAAGGTTGGTGTGGCAGTATCATACACAACGGCATGGAGAGCAAAAAGAGAAGCTGCTAATGAAGTGAGAGGAAGTCCAGAAGAGAATTTTACTTTATTGAACTGTTATCTACACATGCTAAAGGAGAAAAATATTGGCACAAGAAGTAGTGTGGTAGTGGATGAGGAAAACAAATTCAAGTACCTGTTTTTTGCCCTTGGAGCTAGCATAGAAGGATTTTGGGCGATGCGGAAAGTCCTCATTGTGGATGGAACACACCTCAAGAATGTTTATGGTGGAGTTCTCCTTGTCGCGACTGCTCAGGATCCCGATCATCACCACTACCCAATTGCGTTTGGTGTAGCAGATGGCGAGAATGATGAAAGCTGGACATGGTTTATGGAGCAGTTGAAATTAGCGATAACTGATGTCCCCGGATTGGTGTTTCTTTCAGATAGAAACAGAAGCTTGATCAAGGCAGTGCGTCTAGTATTCCCTGAGGCTGAACATGGGTATTGTATATGGCATTTGTCTCAGAATGTTAAAGGCCACGTCCATAACAACAAAGATACTTGTGCGTTCAAGTTTAGAGAATGCGCATACGCTTATACAGTGGCTGAGTTCAAGTACCTTTATGATGCTTTTTGCAGGAAGTATCCAAGCGCAGCGGTCTATCTTGACAAGAGTgttgaagagaagaaatggcCTAGATGTTACTTTGAAGGAGATAGGTACAATGTCGACACCACCAATTCAGTAGAATCTTTTAATGGTGTTATTAAGAATGCGAGAATGTACACCTTACTGCCAATGTTTGATTTCATCATTGCAAAAATGGCTGAATGGTTTAACAAGTATAGGAAGAAGGCAGCTGAAGTACCGGTCACAGTGAAGCTTGTGCCTATTGTGGAAGACGTAATGTCTATAAGATGTGTTCAAGCAGGGTTTCTCACGGTTGATGAGTTAAACAGCTTCTTTCTTGAGTACAGTGTGCATGGTGCTGGCGGAAAGGTTTATACCGTCGATATGGCTAGGTACACTTGCAGCTGTGAGCAATTTGATAAAGACAAATACCCATGTGTGCATGCAGTATCGGCTGCCACATTCATGACTAGTAAGGCAGGAAAGGAACTCCATCTATCTGAGTATTGCTCTAAGTACTATTTGGTAGAGCAATGGGCTTTGGCTTATCACAGGACAATATATCCTGTTCCTCATATGTCTTATTGGGTTGTACCAGAAGAAGTTAGAGCAAAGAAAATACTTCCTCCGGATTTTGAAGTCAAGAAAGGAAAACCACAACAAAGAGGCAGGGGAGGTGGTAGAGGGAGTGGCAGAGGGAGAGCCAGAGGCACGGGCAGAGCCAGAGGAGAAGGTCTTACAGCGTATTTTGAATGTGGAAGTGGTTCCAGTTCAggtgtttaattattttattatgtgtTATTTGGACTACTAGGATGTACTGGtattattatgtattatttGAACTACTAGGAATTACTGGTATTATTATGTGTTATTTGAACTACTACGAACTACTGGTATTATTATGTGTTACTTGAATTACTAAGATTTACTggtattattatttgttatttaaacCATTATATGTATTATAGTTTATGATGTAAAATTAGACAATTTTGGTGATTATTTTCAATGCGTAAACTATGTATATAACAACTACGTAGATTTAGACTATTTTTATGCTTGTTTTCAATAGTTAAAGAAAATCTTGTTTTCAGTTTCCCAAAAAACTTCTTTAACTTTCAATGTTAGTGTGTGAATGGTTCAAGGATAGTAAGCAGCATCAAACAAAATACGTATTTCGGATAAAGTTTTTATGTAAATGTCTTTGTTAACGATACCTATGGTATAAAAGCATTGGTTTTACTACGAAACATTCCATTTAGTGATTGTTTAACTAGAAAAACGTAAAAATTGCCAAAGTATTACTATGTGGGTAGCAGTATTACTAACACCTTGAAGATTACCATGTATTACTAAGTGTTAAATGGCGGCTGCACGTTTAGCatgtgtatattttttaaatattatatatattttggcattttacatgtgtttactttttaaatattatatatattttggcatgttacatgtgtttattttttaaatattatatatattttggcatTTTACATGTGTTTTCCATTGTTCGCAGTAAACCCAGTAAATCCAGTTATCCAACTTACTCATTTTTGGGCATAGTAACACCTGTAAATTTAAACATCCAAACATGTCTTTTGCAACATTCCAACAACCAAAAGCATTACAAGTTTTAAACATCCAAAAGCATTACAAGTTTTAAACATACCAAcattcaaaatacttaaattaacATCCTAAATGATACATAAGCCTTCTTTAAGCCTAAGCCTTTGTTTTAGGCTTCTTTCCTGCCGTGAAAGGAGTCTGCACCCACTTTGATGGTTCAGTCTTTCTCTTCCCCCTTCTCTTAGATGCTTGTGGTGTGCAATCACTCTTCTTTGGTCTGCCCCTCTTAGGTGTCGGTTTTCCAAACACCATTGTCTTTTCCTTACATCTATGTCTGATCCCAGGCCTCCTAGCTTCCTTATTCCCAACAACTTCTCCAGTCTATTCTTCAACAACCTTCTCAGCTTCTTCAGTCTCTTCTTCCACAACTTTCTCAGCTTCTTCAGTCTCTTCTTCCACAATTTTCTCACTAGTTTTTTCCTCTGGTTCCACAGCTTTTCGGGCTTCCATCACTACTGCCCAAGTGCTTATTAGAGAATTGACTACTCTCCTCGCAGCCATTGCCTTAGTCCTACCACCAGAAGGTGTTGTTGGAGTTTGATGTGCCTCAAACCGAGGCTCTTTGATCGGAGACTCAAAATGAGGCTCTTTGATCGGAGACTCAAAATGAGGCTCTTTGATCGGAGACTCAAAATGAGGCTCTTTGATCGGAGACCCAACCCGAGCTTCACTGATCTCTGCCACAACCCGAGCCTCACTGATCTCTGCCGCAACCCAAGGCTCACTGATCTCTGCCGCAACCCGAGGCTCACTGATCTCTGCTGCAACCCGAGCCTCACTGATCTCTGCCGCAACCCGAGGCTCACTGATCTCTGCCTCAACCATAGGCTCTTCTTGACTGTTCTCAATTACTTCCTCACTGGTTTCAGCCTCTTCTTTATCCTCCATCACTTTTCCTCCAACCTCTTCTCGATCCTCCATCAAACTCCTCCACAGTTCATCATCCTTCATTCGGTTCAACACTCGCTCTTGCTCACTACCGTTTTCCTCATCAGCCTCACTGTTTTCCTTGTCTTTATTACCCTCACCCTCGCTtttctcagcttcttcttcacccTCACCGCTTTTCCCAGCTTCTTCCTTGTCTCCCTTATCCTTCGCTGTTGTGCCATAATCCCCATAATTCCCATGATCCCACTGTCGAAAATCCATGTCTTCACCATGATTCTTCTCTTCACTTAGCTTACTCTCAATAGAAGTTAGCCTTTCTTCCATTTTACTCATCCTCGAGTCAATGGACTCCAGCTTTGCCTCCACCGTAAAGTTAAGACTGGCAAATGCTGTTCCCATGAACTCCACTAGCCTCCCTTCCAGACCTTTCAAGATCGAATCTAAACCGGTTTGAGAGTATGATCCTTCTGCCAACTCCACCTTTgctttgtctttcttttttggaaaCACTCGTGCAGCTTGATCTAACTCATACAACTCTCCCCACCAAATAGTCTTATGCTTCACATTTAACCAGTAGTTCCATGTATCACTTGGGCTGCCTTGACGGTCATAGTCTCGCTCCTCATCAATGATACGAGCCAGCATAATTTCCTCACCCAAAGTCGGAACCAGCACACtattaatatcctgaaaataaacaataaataacagcagttaatttttttgtttaactagCTTCTACTATAAGTCTATAAATGCATACATGTACCTTTGTTTCTCCAAGCGCATCATATATGTCTTCCAAAGGATAACCCCTCAGACTGGTTTTTATAAACCGGCTCTTGCACATCCTTGGACAGTCTTCACTAGGGTTCTCTGGAGTGATTCTGAACTTTTTCCCAAGAGCAGGAATACACTCGAAAGCAAGAACCTAGTATATCCAATGTCACAGTGTAAGATATTCAattatataacaataaaaaattcacaaaaCTACATGATTTACCTCTAAAGGGATTATGAAACCAGGAAAGCCGCATGTCTCATTCACTTCACCCTTCAGATGGTTCATCACATGCTTAATCTCCTTTATTGCATCCTCAAATGTAAGACGGCCCCATGGAAATGATATGCAAGCTTCCAAATCCTCCACTATCCTTAATATGAAGGAGTCTAAAGGTCTTGTATCGTTTGGCTTCCCTCTGATAACCCGACCAAGGAAATACAAGACTGTCATCTTCAATCTATCTGGACACAGCGCCATAGACAACATCTTCTGCTCCACATCACTGATGGTGATCTTAGTTACGTCATGGAAGTAATAATCCACAAACTTATGACTCCCGAGCTTCTCATAGTTCCTCGGATACTCCCTGCAGTCTAAGCCAGAGATGAGGGCATGCTCCCTCATAGAATAGCGGATGGGTACACCATTAACCGCAAACCATGCAACATCATCTTCTGGAGTACAAATCGTGCGCAGGAGTAGCATCCACATCCCTTGGAGCTTCAGGTTTGGTTCATCTGGCATGTGGAAGAAATGTCGAAATTGAGGATGACTTCTGAACCATTCAGCCTCAGGCTTAAGCTTCTTCTTGATCTTCTCTACTGTCTTGGTCACAAAGCACTTTGTTTGTATCTTGCAAGTCTGAGCGAATTCACTGCTTTTGAAGTAGAACTCAAGGGGTTGCATTGGTTGCATTTCCtacaattaaaaatacatatatacatgttaGTACTATTAATTACTAACAATGGCAatgattacaaaatatatttacctCAAACGATGGAGCAGACATGTCTTCACTTTCAGACCCAGATGAAACTGAGAGCGAGTGTATACTCGGTTCTCTCACTGGTGTactcttcttcttatttttcttctgCGCTACTCTCTTTTTTGCATTTGAGACCGGAGGTTTTCTGATTCTAAGAGATTGACGACGCCTTTCATTGGAGACTTGCCTTTGATTTCCCTTCATAGCTTCCCTGTACAAGACATTACAACAAACAACATCAACAACAGGTCTCATCAACAACACGATTCATCTTCGGAAATCAATTTTATCAACAATAATTTGATCAATTCAATCCgcaaaatcaattttattaacTCAATCCGCAAAACAACACAAACCAATCCgcaaaacaacaacacaacTGAACTTCGAAAATCAATTTTATCAACTCAATCCGCAAAAAACAACACAACTCAACACAATAGAACAACAAACTAATAACTTACCACAAGGAACGAAGAATTCTCGAGTTAATTTCGACGatgaaggaagaagaaacaaagcgCTTCTCGACTTAGGTTTCAGAGGGTTTTAAATCGCAAAGAGAGAGTTGAGACACgagaaatgagagagagagagagttggaTGTTTGATGGATTCTCGGTTTAGATCCAGGAGAACAAGAAACAGATTCAATCGATCATAATCTCCCTTTAGGGTTTCGAGAGAGAGTCGAGAGAGGAGTTAGATCGGAGAAATGAGAGAAGTTAGAGGAGGAGATTAGAAATTAGCAAAACGACATCATTTAGGTTTAGGGTgggtcgggttttcgggttAGCTTAGGGTGGGTCGGATCTTTAGGTTGGGTTGAGTAAATACCGAAATTATTAGAGGGGTAGTTCGTAATTAGCcactttcattaaaaaaattaatattataatacgGGGAGATTGGAGGATTTTATTGAGGGGTATGGGTCATCTCGAGTTAAATGCTGATATTCTTGTTCTCTCCTGAAAATTTTCTgcctaaaaatgaaaaatgaaatggATTGAACTGATAAAAATAGTAGTAGGCTAGATTTTGTTACtgtaataacaaaattattactacataaaataaaagtgttaCCACATAAGCAGAGGCGAGGCAGTCCACGGCGGCTTCGCATACCAAAGCGGTCAGAATCTTGATTATGTAAAACATGTAGAAGAAATGTGTATCCCTTCTGTACCCTAAAATGACtgccaaaaataatattttcagttttatattctttttttaattatacagaggtattcTGGCCCCACATAAATGGTCCAGAATAGTTACGTGTTACCACGTGtcggttttttttattttcttttatcgtataagaaaatatttcaaccttatatattttattttctttcactatataagaaaatatttcaggAAATGATAAATATGATGAACAGTGCTATGTAATACTCATACAACATTCTTTAGATTATTCTAACTAAGTAGAGTCTCTTTTAAAATAGTTTGCATTGGAACATTGAATATCAAGATCAGAAAAAACAAAAGGTAGTGTTCCagttggttttggttttattaaaGATCTTGGAGATGGTCCAATTCTTTTTATCATTCATTTTAACTAAAGAAAATGAGATAATCTACGTGGAGTATCTTGACGTAACATCCCAAGTTTTGATATATGGAAATGTATACAAAATTGATTTGTCTACATATGTCATTAATGTGCACTTACTTTTTCTGTTATATATTCATTCAGaattttagtattaaaaatGTTTGGACTGGAGTAATGAAAGGATGAATGACCTATCAGAAAAAGATTCATGATACCATGCGAGTGAGACCAAAACACAGAGAAATGTCATttgtggtgattgcagggtcaacAAATAATGTTTTCGAGCCTCGAAAAATTAACGCACGTTCGTCAGACGAGATAGAGCCCACATCCTAAGTGAGCAGGGATGGAATGCCCATTAGCCACGGGTCCTCCGAGCATTACAAGTGGTGTCAGAGCTGGTTAACCATCTCGGGTTTGATTCGAGAGACATCTTAAGACATGTCCTGGAGTGCAACAaagacgttgcgttctttgagagatgGTTAATTGTAACATCCTCATATATGGAAGGTCTAAGATAATTTATTTGGCTACTTATGTGATCAAAATGCGCTTACCTTTTTCGTCACACATTCGTTTAAACTCTAGAGTTAAGCGTGTTTGGCCTGGAGTATTAAAAGGATATGTGACCTATCAGAAAGTGATTTGCGCTACCGTGCATGTGAGGAAAAAACACAGAGAAAgatcatgtggtgattgcaggatCATGATTTCAAGTCTCGAAAAATTAACACATGTTAGTCAGACGAAATGGGACCCACAGACCGATTGAACGGACTGGAAAGTCCATTAGTCATGGACGGTCTTAGACGTTACAGTTTATTGACTTATAGCGGTCGCGGAAGGTACCTGCCTATTAGCCTTCGATCATCAAAGAAGGAAGTGGACACTGATGTAACCCTATGCAGGGGAGGGGAGGACACAAAGTAAATATCCAAGTTTTCAGAGGTATTTGTAATGTGATCTAGTTCTTTTGAATAATTAATTATCCTATTTAATTTGATCCATAACTATTTggatattcatttaaaaaatgttattatctttagtttgatttgtttttatggatattacatattattatttattttgttttatgatctttttatgagtcaaaaaattcaaaatacaataGTTTAACTAAACATTAAGAAGATAACTATCTATACCGTATTATTAAATCTTGTTTATTTTCCTGCAACGAGTGTTTTTAACCCGGACCGAATTGACGTACATACCAGATTGAACCATGGACCAATAATAATTTGGGTTGAGTTAATGTTAAAACCCAGATAAAGTTGAACCAGTTAAAAAACTCTATTGAACCATCAAAAATCCGGGAACCGGCGACTCAATGAACCGGCCAAACTCCGGTTCATATAGAAACCAAGATTTTGTtaatgaaataattattttttcttttttaagtaaaaatatgatttattaaaGATTAGTAATTTATCGTctcttgtctttttcttttgaacgtCTGTACAAATCATAAATTAGAAGATTCACAAAGTTTAATATTCAAGATATTGTTTTTGTCTATTTCTcaatttgttaaaatttatttcatgatcacttgttttgaaaattttaataaatgaaatatttacgTTTGTGAAATAtgtatttcaaaatataatttagctTTTACATAGTgtgtatataactttttttaaaggTGATGACGATTTAGAGTAATAAGATCTGAGAATGaaatttaaatgtgtttttatattgattttagatttgagctattaaattatttattatttttgttacatcttaattgttatttttaagttttttctaacgattatttaaacatattattCGATATGatctattttttataagaatatGCATATTCTTTACAGAACAtcaataaattcaatttaaACCAATCAAATCTGATCGAATCCGGTTCAAACCCGGACGAACTATTGTTGGATAAGTTCGATTAACTTAAGGAGAAAATTAACTTATTAAAAAGGAAGTTTAGTAAgttaaggaaaaaaagaaaacatatcgAGTTTAGGAATGTTTCCATATTATTATTAGGTTAAGAAGTAGCTTCGACCTATATAAGGAGTTGCAGAGATGTTGCATCGCTCAAGAGAAACACATTGATTTAGTTTTAAGAGAGTTTCTAAATCTAATAAGAAGTGTTAATTCTTATACTTTTGTGTTCTTGCAACTttaattggtatcagagctccaGGTTTCGAAAATCGTTTACAAGAAGAGTTGTAGTTCGATCAAAGCATGGGAGACGATGTCACTTCTCAAGCACGTGATAAAGATCTTGAGATAAAGAAGGAAATAAGATGTCTGATGCTAACATCGACCAACTACACCGTATGGTTGATGCGCATGAAAGTAATGCTTCGTTTATACGAAGTTTGCTTAAGATTGATCCAGGGAGCGATGACGCAAAGAAGAACAATATGGCGATTGCTCTAATCTTTCAATCGTCCCGGAGGCGCTGATACTTCAGATAGGAGAACATGATACATCGAAGAAGATTTGGGAAGCTATCAAATCCCGTAACCTAGGTGTTGATCGTGTGAGAGAAGCGAGGTTACAGACTTTGATGTCTGAGTTCGACAAGCTGAAGATGACATACACAAACACGGTGGATGACTGCGTAGGAAAACTTTCAGGCTTAGCATCGAGAGCAGCTGCGTTAAGAGAGATAATGGAAGAATCGAAGATGGTAAAGAAGTTTCTGAAGGGACTTCCAAAAACGAAGTTCATTCACATCGTAGCTTCGTTAGAAAAAGTGTTGGATCTAAATTCAACGGGGTTCGGAGATATTGTTGGGAGATTGAAGGCTTTCGAAGAACGCATAAAAAAAGAAACCCAAGATAAAGATCAATTGAAGCTAATGTTTTTTGAAGAATGATATGCAAGGTCGTGGAAACCATAGCAATTATCAAGGAGAAGGTAGAGGTTATAGTAGCAGGGGTAGAGGTCACGGAAGATTCAGTGTTCACAACGAAGGAGGAGAAGCTTCTTAGAAGACTAAGAAGaattgtaagacccaaacctggatccctcgacccaaccagtccgcggccttacctagatgtctaagtgtaattcagccggtttaagtccaatagattctaagtcatttttcattcatttgaggttcataATCAAACATGTACATTGCGGAAGCATAAGAGaaagatcatttcatatatataagtcaatgtgatccatacaaatcattcttaacacacaagttgcacaataggctatcataagttcattCTAAACTACACACATCACACACATCCATCTCGGCCaggtcttcaagactccttggCTTTGCCACGGTCACTGCtggttcctgaaaccaaacccacaacacatgaatacatTTATCAtccgatatcctaacatcaaTACTAGCaatacatggttccggaccctagattACATCTTTGTTCCAAAAGTGACTACTACAAATACTcgaccaaaaactaaataaaaaccctgataaatcatgataaatctaaactaagagaatggtccaattggatctcccagaaccggcctcaaTCATGATGATCTCGGCCAAGAACAGCCAAACCAGCCATAAGGGACCATCTCTAAAAACAATGATATAAATTCATTCcttcactttgataattcattataaattcccattaagagatatcaaacgccaaatcccaataactcccttGGGAACTATGAGATCGGACCacacatgcccaaccaaggccatggagagattactctgatctaaccaaggcTTGGGGGTCCGTCCGTGAGTATAAACCCACCAACTACTTCAGAATATAGTAGGGAAGAGATTGACAAAGAGAAAAGCAGTAAAagatgcaaccaacacatcatggttcacTCGGCCAGACCATTTAAACCCATGGTCTTGGGCGATAACCATCCAGAGTGCATCACTGACCTTAGGCGTGCGCTCCTCTGCAGCCCCTTCCTTCTCTGAttccttcctcttgtccttttcactttgcccgcctgccatCGCCTTGCCTGATCTTTCCACTGCCTGAATCCCACCGGACTGACCGCTCGGTTCACTTGCCTTACCGCCGGtcctcttctctctttctttctggtgtgattttggcagaggtttgcctagtaTTTTTCGTGATCTAAATCGATGTGCAgagactcctattt is a genomic window containing:
- the LOC130495683 gene encoding uncharacterized protein At3g43530-like — protein: MTNGLSSPFNREAMKGNQRQVSNERRRQSLRIRKPPVSNAKKRVAQKKNKKKSTPVREPSIHSLSVSSGSESEDMSAPSFEEMQPMQPLEFYFKSSEFAQTCKIQTKCFVTKTVEKIKKKLKPEAEWFRSHPQFRHFFHMPDEPNLKLQGMWMLLLRTICTPEDDVAWFAVNGVPIRYSMREHALISGLDCREYPRNYEKLGSHKFVDYYFHDVTKITISDVEQKMLSMALCPDRLKMTVLYFLGRVIRGKPNDTRPLDSFILRIVEDLEACISFPWGRLTFEDAIKEIKHVMNHLKGEVNETCGFPGFIIPLEVLAFECIPALGKKFRITPENPSEDCPRMCKSRFIKTSLRGYPLEDIYDALGETKDINSVLVPTLGEEIMLARIIDEERDYDRQGSPSDTWNYWLNVKHKTIWWGELYELDQAARVFPKKKDKAKVELAEGSYSQTGLDSILKGLEGRLVEFMGTAFASLNFTVEAKLESIDSRMSKMEERLTSIESKLSEEKNHGEDMDFRQWDHGNYGDYGTTAKDKGDKEEAGKSGEGEEEAEKSEGEGNKDKENSEADEENGSEQERVLNRMKDDELWRSLMEDREEVGGKVMEDKEEAETSEEVIENSQEEPMVEAEISEPRVAAEISEARVAAEISEPRVAAEISEPWVAAEISEARVVAEISEARVGSPIKEPHFESPIKEPHFESPIKEPHFESPIKEPRFEAHQTPTTPSGGRTKAMAARRVVNSLISTWAVVMEARKAVEPEEKTSEKIVEEETEEAEKVVEEETEEAEKVVEE